One genomic region from Prunus persica cultivar Lovell chromosome G3, Prunus_persica_NCBIv2, whole genome shotgun sequence encodes:
- the LOC18788042 gene encoding uncharacterized protein LOC18788042, translating to MKSFCVCFLCLVMSKKRQLLRRKSQTYPLPPPPPPLLSFYPRNQSTLKPSPSSSSFSQLSPITMNHPKGTVVFSTVGRPHYGFDLFSLPLHFSSNNLALEHRLSDGISVNFNAQFANDDPHSVVFISERTGLPAIYLTRPGLPTPKLLHSEPGSLFHDRPILKNDILYFISAHQHPNRPFKSWSALYSTTTTLLLDEDQNQNPKTTRLTPSDSVDYSPAISQSGQFIAVASYGSRPWDGEFHHLNTDIVVFRALQPSKRVLVCERGGWPTWSGDAVIYFHRQDDDGWWSIFRVDFSQDLESSSRYPITPTRVTPSGLHCFTPAALHDGKQIAVATRRTEKNFRHIELFDVESKTFRQVTENLNPNFHHYNPFVSTNSQFLGYHRFRGESTQWGETTIPYLEPVSSPIKQLQMLRIHGSFPTFSPKGDLIAFNHDFNADAGIKIVKSDGSKRWNLIKDRAAFYNAWSPTEKHVIFTSLGPIFQSAKTTVQIARVEFNPSDLDGDKEEIPCNVKILTKEDTGNNAFPSCSPDGKSLVFRSGRTGHKNLYIIDAVNGEFNGDARRLTEGQCIDTMPSWSPKGDLIAFSSNRHNPDDVAVFGIYVIKPDGSGLRRVHAAGDDVERERINHVCFSKDGEWLLFTANLGGVTAEPVSLPNQFQPYGDLYVVRLDGSGLRRLTWNGYENGTPAWLEGDEVVDMGRLRLENEVGGDKLKGRFEEPLWISCDF from the coding sequence ATGAAGTCCTTCTgcgtttgttttctttgtctgGTAATGTCAAAAAAACGTCAGCTCCTACGCAGAAAATCTCAAACATATCCACTTCCACCACCGCCACCCCCACTACTGTCTTTCTATCCACGAAATCAATCCACCTTAAAGCCATCACCTTCATCTTCAAGTTTTTCGCAACTCTCACCAATCACAATGAACCACCCCAAAGGCACTGTCGTCTTCTCCACTGTTGGCAGGCCCCACTACGGCTTCGACCTTTTCTCACTGCCCCTCCACTTCTCCTCCAATAATCTCGCCCTAGAGCACCGCCTCTCCGACGGTATTTCCGTCAACTTCAACGCCCAATTTGCCAACGACGATCCCCACTCCGTCGTCTTCATCTCCGAGAGAACAGGGTTGCCCGCCATTTACTTAACCCGACCCGGACTCCCCACCCCCAAACTCTTACACTCCGAACCCGGAAGCCTCTTCCACGACCGCCCCATCCTCAAAAACGACATCCTCTACTTCATCTCAGCTCACCAACACCCCAATCGACCCTTCAAGTCCTGGTCTGCTCTCTactccactaccaccacacTCCTCCTCGATGAagatcaaaaccaaaaccccaaaaccacCCGATTGACTCCTTCTGACTCCGTCGATTACAGTCCCGCCATTTCTCAATCCGGCCAATTCATCGCCGTTGCGTCCTACGGCTCTCGTCCCTGGGACGGTGAGTTTCACCACCTCAATACCGATATTGTCGTCTTCCGAGCATTGCAGCCCAGCAAGCGTGTACTCGTCTGTGAGCGAGGTGGCTGGCCCACCTGGTCCGGCGATGCCGTCATCTATTTTCACCGCCAAGATGACGACGGCTGGTGGAGCATTTTCCGGGTCGATTTCTCCCAAGATCTCGAGTCTTCTTCCCGGTACCCGATCACTCCCACTCGGGTCACTCCCTCCGGGCTCCACTGCTTCACTCCGGCCGCTCTCCACGACGGCAAGCAAATCGCCGTCGCCACTCGTCGGACCGAAAAGAATTTCCGGCACATTGAGCTCTTCGACGTCGAATCAAAGACTTTTCGTCAGGTGACCGAGAACCTGAACCCGAACTTCCACCATTACAACCCGTTTGTTTCTACCAATTCCCAGTTTCTCGGGTACCACCGATTCCGCGGTGAGTCAACCCAGTGGGGGGAGACGACGATTCCTTATCTCGAGCCAGTTTCGTCTCCGATCAAACAACTCCAGATGCTGAGGATTCACGGTTCGTTCCCAACCTTCTCTCCGAAGGGCGATCTCATCGCGTTTAATCATGATTTCAATGCCGACGCCGGCATCAAGATCGTCAAATCCGACGGCTCAAAGCGTTGGAATTTGATCAAGGACCGTGCAGCGTTCTACAACGCCTGGAGCCCCACAGAGAAACACGTCATTTTTACCTCGCTGGGCCCAATCTTCCAGTCGGCAAAAACAACGGTCCAGATTGCACGAGTTGAATTTAACCCGTCTGATCTGGACGGTGATAAAGAGGAGATCCCATGCAATGTCAAGATATTGACTAAAGAGGACACAGGGAACAACGCCTTCCCTTCGTGCTCCCCAGACGGCAAGTCGTTGGTATTCCGCTCCGGTCGGACGGGCCACAAGAACCTCTACATTATTGACGCCGTTAACGGCGAGTTTAATGGTGATGCTCGTCGGTTAACGGAGGGCCAGTGCATTGATACAATGCCCAGCTGGTCACCGAAAGGAGACCTCATTGCTTTCTCATCGAACAGACACAACCCGGATGATGTTGCGGTGTTCGGCATTTACGTCATCAAACCGGACGGTTCGGGTTTGAGGAGGGTCCACGCCGCCGGAGATGacgtggagagggagaggatCAACCACGTGTGCTTTAGTAAGGATGGGGAGTGGCTGTTGTTCACTGCGAATTTGGGAGGCGTGACGGCCGAGCCGGTGTCGCTGCCGAATCAGTTTCAGCCGTACGGGGACTTGTACGTGGTGAGATTGGACGGGAGTGGGCTGAGGAGGCTGACGTGGAATGGATACGAGAATGGGACGCCAGCGTGGCTTGAGGGTGATGAGGTGGTGGACATGGGGCGTTTGCGTTTGGAAAATGAAGTTGGAGGAGATAAGCTCAAGGGTCGGTTTGAAGAACCTCTTTGGATCTCTTGCGACTTCTAG
- the LOC18788055 gene encoding autophagy-related protein 8i encodes MGRTKSFKDEFTFEQRVEESQDIMAKYPDRVPVIVEKYSRTDLPQMEKKKYLVPRDMSVGQFIYVLSSRLHLAHGKALFVFVKDTLPQTASLMDSVYESFKDKDGFLYMCYSTEKTFGGYANVQRYEQ; translated from the exons ATGGGTAGAACAAAATCATTCAAGGATGAGTTTACATTCG AACAAAGGGTTGAAGAATCACAGGACATCATGGCCAAATACCCTGATCGAGTACCC GTAATTGTGGAAAAGTATTCCAGGACCGACCTTCCTcagatggaaaagaaaaa ATACCTTGTCCCCCGAGACATGTCTGTCGGTCAATTCATTTACGTTCTGAGCAGCAGACTTCATCTGGCCCATGGAAAAGCTCTCTTTGTGTTTGTGAAGGATACTTTGCCTCAAACAG CCAGTTTGATGGACTCTGTCTATGAATCCTTCAAGGACAAGGATGGATTTCTGTACATGTGTTATAGCACTGAGAAAACCTTTGGGGGCTATGCCAATGTTCAGAGATATGAGCAATGA
- the LOC18788080 gene encoding tRNA:m(4)X modification enzyme TRM13 homolog yields METRCKFWLPKKKRFCANIPLNESLFCGNHTPRSDSQWIPCPIDPSHSVLKENLEGHVRRCPLLKQVQYLTLQPFYQKGINAGKEEDQEELETFRPKGADGLESSNDPALGSLDNILSEMKRNAVYSMTVLDFYKLIEKIEHVHESICKDIQDSYKVPEACGIWIKREVDRKLPFQEKHVMQQVSILGNLEGLGVLKSSLGKERADYDDGTGIPAVVEFGAGRGYLTQMLADCYGIKKVFLVERKSYKLKADRSLRQKESLILQRLRIDIEDLNLNAVESLREDPYLAIGKHLCGPATDLTLRCCLGEHSNQSNAELNSVNPNLRGLAIATCCHHLCQWKHYINKKYLLELGITKEEFHAITWFTSWAVDADHGADLPDVTDCKLHLESIEKKQCGEDYGVEEIVRNMKAVERAVLGFMCKKIIDMGRLMWMKEHGLDARFVKYVPSSVSPENHLLIGRCPNHL; encoded by the exons CTCTGTACTTAAAGAGAATCTTGAAGGACATGTTAGAAGATGCCCATTACTTAAACAAGTGCAGTATTTGACTCTCCAACCCTTTTACCAAAAAGGTATCAATGCTGGCAAAGAAGAGGACCAAGAAGAATTAGAAACATTCAGACCCAAAGGAGCCGATGGTTTGGAATCTTCTAATGATCCCGCGTTGGGGTCTTTGGATAACATTCTTTCAGAAATGAAGAGGAATGCTGTTTATAGTATGACTGTacttgatttttataaattaattgagaAAATTGAGCATGTTCATGAATCTATATGCAAGGATATTCAGGACTCATATAAGGTACCGGAAGCTTGTGGAATATGGATTAAACGGGAGGTTGACAG AAAATTGCCATTTCAAGAGAAACATGTTATGCAGCAGGTGTCCATTCTTGGGAACTTGGAAGGTCTTGGTGTATTGAAGAGTTCTCTAGGTAAGGAGAGGGCGGATTATGATGATGGCACTGGTATCCCTGCGGTGGTTGAGTTTGGAGCCGGGAGGGGATACTTGACACAGATGCTGGCAGATTGTTATGGGATAAAAAAGGTGTTTCTGgttgaaagaaaatcatacAAGTTAAAG GCTGATCGATCCTTGCGACAGAAAGAGAGCTTGATTTTGCAACGTTTGAGAATTGACa TTGAGGATTTAAACTTGAATGCCGTTGAGTCATTGCGGGAAGATCCTTACCTGGCTATTGGAAAACATCTTTGTGGGCCTGCAACAG ATCTGACTTTGAGATGCTGCCTTGGTGAACACAGTAATCAAAGTAATGCTGAATTGAACAGTGTTAACCCAAACCTGAGAGGTCTGGCTATAGCAACGTGTTGCCATCATCTCTGCCAGTGGAAGCACTACATAA ATAAAAAATATCTATTAGAGTTGGGCATCACAAAAGAGGAATTTCATGCAATTACTTGGTTTACTAGTTGGGCTGTAGATGCTGATCACGGTGCCGATCTCCCAGATGTTACTGATTGCAAATTGCATCTTGAATCTAT TGAAAAGAAGCAATGCGGTGAGGATTATGGAGTTGAAGAGATTGTGAGAAATATGAAGGCAGTTGAAAGGGCTGTGTTAGGGTTTATGTGCAAGAAGATTATAGACATGGGTAGGTTGATGTGGATGAAGGAACATGGCTTAGACGCACGGTTTGTCAAATACGTCCCATCCAGCGTTTCTCCTGAAAACCATCTATTGATTGGTAGATGCCCCAATCATTTGTGA